One window from the genome of Ammoniphilus sp. CFH 90114 encodes:
- a CDS encoding IreB family regulatory phosphoprotein: protein MSSLDRTMKFNLKLDDTDVQVKDAFLTVYSALEEKGYNPINQIVGYLLSGDPAYIPRHNNARSIIRKLERDELIEELVRSYLSQHRT, encoded by the coding sequence ATGAGTTCATTGGACAGAACCATGAAGTTCAATCTAAAGCTGGATGACACAGATGTTCAGGTGAAAGATGCTTTTCTCACCGTATACAGTGCTTTGGAGGAGAAGGGCTACAATCCGATTAATCAGATTGTTGGTTACCTCCTCTCTGGTGACCCGGCCTATATTCCAAGACATAACAATGCCAGAAGCATTATTCGCAAATTGGAAAGAGATGAATTGATTGAGGAATTGGTAAGGTCGTATCTATCTCAACACCGAACATAA
- the ruvX gene encoding Holliday junction resolvase RuvX, with translation MRIMGLDLGDKTIGVAISDEMGWTAQGIETIKRSNLDADLRRLSELVLEYTVQEVVVGLPKNMNGTIGPRGEMCQKFSKVVEDRLKLPVRMWDERLTTMAAEKMLVAADVSRKKRKQVIDKMAAVMILQGYLDFRK, from the coding sequence ATGAGAATAATGGGATTAGACCTTGGAGATAAGACTATAGGGGTGGCCATTAGCGATGAGATGGGCTGGACGGCCCAGGGTATTGAGACGATTAAGCGGAGCAATCTAGACGCTGATCTTCGCCGCCTCTCTGAATTAGTCTTAGAGTATACGGTACAGGAAGTCGTAGTTGGTCTTCCGAAAAACATGAACGGAACCATTGGACCGCGTGGAGAAATGTGCCAGAAGTTTTCTAAGGTAGTAGAAGATCGTCTTAAGTTGCCTGTAAGGATGTGGGATGAACGATTGACGACCATGGCCGCAGAAAAGATGTTGGTGGCTGCTGATGTCAGCCGCAAAAAGAGGAAACAGGTCATTGATAAGATGGCTGCAGTTATGATCCTTCAGGGATACCTTGATTTTAGAAAATAG
- a CDS encoding DUF1292 domain-containing protein, protein MEELEVGEIVTLSDDETGEEKDFQIMYIFDIEDRTYLCLVPEEQENEAEVEVHFLRYDETDGMLYPIETEEEQENVIATFETLEAEFNE, encoded by the coding sequence TTGGAAGAATTAGAAGTAGGCGAAATCGTCACCTTGTCTGATGATGAGACAGGGGAAGAGAAGGATTTTCAGATTATGTATATTTTTGACATTGAAGATCGAACCTACTTATGCCTTGTTCCTGAAGAACAGGAGAATGAGGCAGAGGTAGAAGTGCATTTCCTTCGCTACGATGAAACGGACGGAATGCTTTATCCGATCGAGACAGAAGAAGAGCAGGAAAATGTGATTGCTACCTTCGAAACCTTAGAAGCGGAATTTAACGAATAA